The nucleotide window ACCTGCAGAGTTATTCCTCATCCACGTCTGTTACAAACTGGGCATGGTGCTCGGGTGACTTGCTGTGCGTTTTGCTTAGGTGGAGTTTTACTGCATGTTTGCTCACAAATGTCCGACAGCACAACTTACACTTGAATTTAGAGTCCGTGTCCTCTTCGCCAGCTATGGTTTCCGGTGACCTCTGAGCCGACGACACCCGGGAGATCTCCTGCTCCACTTGGCTCTGCTGTTCCACGGCCATGCGGGTCATGTCCTTCATTTGGAAGCCTAGGTGAGATTCTAAGTGGCTGATGTAGGTCGAAGGCGTTCGGAACTGGGAGGCACAGTCACTGCAGTAAAAGATAGGGTGTCCTTTGTCCATGTTTTTCAGAAATTTCGTCCCGCCCGTTTTCCTAAGTTGGTACTTGACGTTGGCGAGCCAGTGGCTGATGGTGGTCATTGAGAGTCCCGTGAACTTCGAGATCTGCATTCGCTCCTGGGGACCCAGGTCGGACAGCAGGTATTTGCCCTCCGAGGTCTGGAAGAGGCTGGAGGCAAACTGAGCCTGCAGGATCAGAAGATGCTGAGGGTTCCAGTTGGACTGTCGGCCTTTCCTTTTATGCAAGGTCGAGACCTCGCTGGACACGTCCTCAAAACGCCTGACGTCCATCTCCAGCTTCACCGGAGGGACCCTGGAGGAGGCGGCGGGCTTCGGGGTGGTGGCTTTGGGCAGGACTTTGACCATGTCTGCGATGTCAGAGAGAGCGTGCTTCTGGGGTGGGGACGTGCAGGATTGTGCTTGCGAGGACTCGGCCTTCTTACTTTTGGACTTGGTCAGGTCGATGGGCTGATCGTTGTTCTCAAACAGGTAGCGTCGGGACACGCTGGCCGGCCTGGTGGAGGCAGGACTCAGAACCGGCTTGTCCATGACACTGAGACTCGACTTGTGGAACATGGCCATTGTGCTTGAGCTCGGGCTGGAGCAGGACGGGGATCGCAAGGGCTCCGTGGCTTTGCCCAGGTGATTGTTCAGGACGGACTGCAGGGCACTGAGCGGGTTGACACACGGCGGGGCCGGAGCGTGGGTGGCCAGGGCGCAGCCGTTGCTGAGAGAAGACACGGGCTCCACGGGCTGGGGTTTCTCTTTCTCGCCGCCGTCTTTCATCCGCTTGTCCTCCTCCCTCAGGGGACAGGGCTCAGCCTTTTTGGATTCTGCCGGGGGTTCGCTTTTGGGGAAAGAATCCCCCTCACTGTGGCTGAAGGACGATGCCTCTTCATGGGGACTTTCCTTCCCGCACTCCTTCGCgacttcctctttgtcttctggctcCTTCTTAACTTGAGTGTACGGGGCCAGGCTTGTGGGCACGGAAACCAGCGGCATCACTTTCCACTTGGGTGCGATTGGCCTCAACTTGTTGGCGAGGTTGGGGCGAATCTGCAGCACCTGGGAGCCCATGGGCAAAGAAGGCTTGGTGCCCTCCGACAGCTGGTAGGCCGCGTGGATGCTGGGGTACGCGCTCCAGCTGGGAGCTCCGTTCTGGGCTTTGTTGATGGCGGTGGTAACCGTGTTCTCCAATGACTTCAAAATGTCCCCCCCGCCCTTTGAGCCATCCTCCAAATCCTCCTCCCGTAGATACTGATACTTCATCGCAGGGTCTAAAGGCTTTTGGAGAGGGTCTTCATAGTCCTCGCTCTTCAGGGCTTTCTCATCCTTGCGGAGCTCCTccggtttttcttttttactctctCTCTTCAACTCGGTTGTAGAGGCTGTGCAGTCAGAAGCTGAGTTACTCGACGGCTTGGGAGCCAGAGAATCACTGCTTGGGGCGTCTGACAATGACTGCATCTTCTCCACGGCCAGTGGATCTAACACCAGCTGCTTCCCTTTCTTGGAGGCGGAGctggtgaccttgagaaagtgacCGGTGACCATCATGTGGGTGGTGAGCTGCTGCAAAGTGTCATGGGAGCTCCCACACTCCATGCACTTCAAGATCTGGGACTTGCAGGCCTCAAACTGCCAGGTGTAGCTGGCCCCATTCTGGTAGCCATAGCGATTGTTGGAGGAGAGCTGCAGGCTGGCGTTCTTCTGAGCAGGAAACGGATCTGCAAACGAGCCCGTGGTCGAGTCAGGGGAACACGGCCGATTGACGTCAAAGACGCGTTTCTTCGCCGGAGTGACCATTTTTGATGAAATGGTTGGAACGGGCTCCTTCAAAGGCACTTTTtggtaatgttttgttttgatcatgTGGACACTCAAATCTTGGAGGGAATCGAAGGAGTCGCCACAAAACATACATTTCAGAACCTTCTGAGCGTCCTCTTTGTCCATGTCCTGGAAGGCCCTTTTCCGGGGCTTGGAATAGCTCGTGGGCCTGAGCTTGTCCTTTTTGCGGTTGTCGTCTTGATAGTGGCCCGTTTCGTTCATGTGCACAGTCAGCTCCACCAAGGTGTCGTAGGCGGCGCTGCACTGCCGGCACCGGAACCTGCTGGCCCCGGTGAAGGCGGTCCCGCACATCTTACTGCTCTGCCGGTACAGCTGGACCGAGCTGAACAGGCTGGGCTTGGACACCGACCTGGGAGGCAAGTTCTGCTGCAGGCTTTTGGACAGAGCGTCCTGGTGCCAGTCGAAATCAGTCTTGCTGCTGCCATTTCGGGTGTCACAATGCCGCCTCTCGCTGTTGGACAGCTTGAAGCCAAGTCCCAGGCCGGACCAGTAGGAATCAGACAGGATGTTGGCATAGACAGCGGTCATCTTATCCATGCAACTGTGGGCTTCGGTGGGGAGCTTGGGGTGCACGCTAGCTTTCTTGTCTGAGGCATCTCGGCTGCACACGCTCTTGATGTCTGACACCTGGTCACTGGCGTCACTCAGCAAGGACTCGTTCTCGGCGTCCTGATTGGACAGATGACTCCCTGGAGAGTTCTGGTAGCTGAAGCAGCCTTTCTGCTCGGCCCCCGTCTCTAGCTCCTCGTCTGTCCCTGGGTCATTGCTGCCCTGAAGTTGAGCTACCGAGCCgctgtcttcctcttcctcctcctcttcttttatttcctcctcttccttcagcTGTTCCTCCTGGGCGTAGCCTGCAAGAGAAGAAGAGATGAAATACCAGGAGCAGGTGACACATTCCATCCCCGTTTCTCCACGTAGGCAAAGTGCACCCCATTCGGAGCTAACAATTTCATCCACACACTTTTAGGAGCTGCAAGCGGCGGATGTAGGAAAAAGCCAAATGATATCTTTTGTGCCATCTAATGCCTCTTCTAAAAAACGGGAGAAGTCATAATTCTTTATAAATGCATGGGATCGCAACTTAATCATTTTCATGTTGAGGAAATACCACGCGAATACTCCTATAATGGGACAGTTGCTAAATTCACGTGTAAGACTTTCAGGAAAGCTGGACTGGAATTCGAATCCTGTTAAAGACGAATCTCTATGAGAAGGGTGTTGGCTCAGAAGAAAAGAACTCGACCCACGGCCTCCTCGTGTAAGGTTTACCAGGACATTTGGCTCTGTTGGCATACGATCATTTTAATACATCATTTTTGAGATGCTCAGAAGTAATTTGGATGCCTAGCCATTATATTTTTGATGGCCAGTGTCTTTTTTGTTATAACACTTTCATTTGTAGAGAGTCGCACAGCAGGAAGAGAGATTATGGAGTATCGAATAAAACCTTCCATTGATAGCTGAAAAATTATGCAAGCTCGGCAAacagaatgatttaaaaataatagcaaatggTATTAGGATGGGAGGGTTGGGGACTATCTTATTATTCCCAAACAGAATTAGGAAGATCTTTTCAGACAAGGCTGCAAATGCCCTCTCGATCTTGTGCCTGTAATTTCAAATGCACTGTGATTTGTGGGTACCCGTCATGAGATGCCAATTATACGTTTGATTTGTAGATGCAAAATGCTACTGGGGAGGCATGCTTCCCTTCCTCCGAAAGGATTTAGGGCCAGTAATTGCGTAGGGAAAACGAAGGCCTGAGAGAGTGGGTGCACAGGGAATTAATGGGCAAATATCCATCAACGGAGATGAGGAATGTGATGCTTTATGCCCACGTGCTCATTTTCCTCACCTGGCCTTTTCAGAGCCACGCGGATAAAATGCAACCAAAGAAATACCTAAGCAAGGGAGATTCGGTCTTAGATTTGCAAGGCCTACATGATCTCAATGCAATATTTTCCTTATGAGGTCCTATCTCCCCTCGCCGTGCAAGTGGGTACTTGGGAGAAACCTGAGGGCGAtgctgtcatttccattcacccGGGATAATGCTTGAAAAAGGGGTGACTGAGCACTGGCAGACTCTCGTGTGAGGCAAGCGGAGTGATAGGAGAAAAGGGGGCTTATTAGGAAAAAGGTAGCTGCAGTCAGGATCTCCAAGGGCTCAGAAGACTGAAGATGAAGAATTTTTTccccagatttttatttatttattttccaaaattagtttttttttaaaaaaaattttaacttgtattacttttatttttttgtctttttagggccacacctgtggcatatagaggttcccaggctaggggttgaattggagctgtagctgacagcctacaccacagccatggcaacgccagatccttaacacactgagcaaggccagggatcgaacttgcaactttatggttcctagttgggttcgttaaccactgagccatgacgggaactctggttgtttttttaattgaacttagttgatttacaatactgtgttagtttcagatgtacagcaaagtgattcagttataaacatattttatacatcttttcagattcttttctattataggtttaTGACAAGATGTTGGACatagttagttccctgtgctattcagtaaatCTTTGTTTTTGACTTGTTctgtctattaatcccaagctcctaattaaacctcccctgcttcccctttgataaccataagtttgttttctatgtttgtgggtctatttctgctttgtaaataagttcctttgtattgttttttagattctatacaCAAATGATACCACctaatatctgtctttctctgtttgacttaacttcacttagtataataatctctaggtccatcaatattgctgcaaatagcaatatttcattcttttttatggctaagtaatattccactgtatacatagACTACTCTGAAGATGAAGAATACTTATTTATTGAGTAGTGACTATCTCTTAGGACCTATGCTAACCACTGCAAATGcatctttcattttctctaataTCCACATGAAGTAGGGactactattattttcatttcacacaTGGAGAAACTGAGCTCTAAGGTTAAgaaattttcccaaggtcacatagcattGCAGGGTGATGCCTGAGCCCAGTCTGTATGATGAGAGAATCCATGGTCTTAACCACTAGGCTCTACTCTCTTTTTATTACCAACCTAATGAGTAAGAAAACTTTGCAGAGAACCAAAAGTTTAAAGATTAAGCAATGGGGTTTCCTTAAAATGTCACTAAATAGAAAACCACTTTGGAGGGGAGAATTATGGAGACAGGAGCTCACAGTTTTAAGGGTGTGTTATCATAAAACAAGGTGACCTATAAAAACAGTCTCACCACTGGTTTTCTGACTGtgctcattttttgttgttgtcattggtATTGTGTTTCCACTTTCCTGGGAGGGTGACAAGTGGATTTTTCACTAAATTGGTGTGGCTGGTCTTTAGTTCCGTACATGGAAGAACCGAAGGCGTCTCAATCTAGGCAAACCACTGTTAATAAGGGATTACTACATATAAGAAAACCCTAGCTTAGAATAACTGAATTAGATCAACCCCCACCCTCTCACCtcatcatgttttctttttcttggactAGTGTATAAGTTTGCAAAAAATAATCATGCCATTAAGTGGAAGGAGAAGGTCTGTGAACGAAATTAATAAAGGACTTGTTACAGAGCCAAGCAAAATACTTCAAAGAAGCAGGCAAATTTTGGCAATCAAACAGGGGCACTTTTGAGAATTAAAAGGGCTTTATTACTTAGGCATTGCGATGATATTAGCCAGGACTGTTCCAGGTGAAGACACACAGTCACCACACCTATGCACAATATAATCACTGTGACAAAgaacacacacacctacacacaaaGCTGGTGAATAAATCCagggaaaaataaatccaaaaaaaaaggcttttggtCATCACAATCGGTTAACATATTGCCAGGTTTTTTATGCATCTCACTATTTTCAGTGCTTAGCACAGGACCTGCACTTAGTAGGAAGTTGGGATAAttcatgttgtgtgtgtgtgtgtgtgtgtgtatgaaatacACATGCATGCAGGTGTAGGCAGGTGCCCCAAGCCCAcgtgcataaacacacacacacacacacaccaatctGCCCAGCCAATAGTCATTTTCAcacaggagaaaagaaatgttcttttttaatgctgaCATGTGGAAGCTGAGCTTTCCGGACCAGCTCAACTTCACAATCTACTTTGTCCTTCTAAATGGATTCCCCAGAAGAAAAGTCGAAGACAGCAATCGCCTCCCCCACAATACAGATAAAATTTTCTGCTTAATTAGGCATTGACATGTTTACTATAACCTTTACAGAAGAGTAACTCGTGCTGAGAGaccctttttgtctgttttcttctgcAGAACAGACTAAATCTCATGCACCCGATAAGGTAATGCATTGAAAaacctcctaaaaaaaaaaaaatgccaaagcaTCCATCAGAGTGAGTGCATTTTAACAATGGCTGGGGGTtccaaagagttttaaaaaacacattttaatattatacatttaaaactgTTCACTTGACTTAAGTGATTTTGTTTGCAACCAGCAGCCGAGGCAAGAGAGGGAAGACAGCCAGAATATGGGTGATCTGGGTATATAATGAGTGTCTGTATCTCTATTTATTGGTGATTTGTTTAATAAGATTGCATCATGTGTAAATCTTGGTAAAGTGGATGAGAGGCAAGTTTATCTCTACGAATACTTatttagcaaaagaaaatgatcatAATTATGCCGAGGCACAGTAAGAAAGACGCATCCTCTGCAGAACCTCCTTGTTGATTTGGGGCTGGAGATGAAGCTTCATGGTGGTAAACATCTCCCTTTCCAACCCAAACATTTAATTTCATCCCCTACCACCACCTGACCCTGGCCTCATGGAGCTTCCCCATTCCCAGAACAGCTAATTCATGAGCAAACTGTCGGTTCCACGTCTGAAAGGTCTGTGGTCAAGAGACTGTCTTGCTTCCACTCCATGGCCACTGCTCTGACTGGGTCACCATTACTGCTCCCTGGGGTGACTAAACGGGCTTCCTGCTTCCACTTCCTCCAGTAGGTTTTCCAGAGAACTACCTGCTAGGATAGTCTTTGTTGAAGGTATTAGTTGGCGACTTGCAGTTTTCACTCCTGCAATGTCTTTCTGCTGCACTTATAATAAGTCCAAACCCTTAGCACGGTCTGTAAGAGCCAGTAGGACCTGGCCTCTGCTTTTTTGCTTTATAACTCAGGGCTCCTGCTCTGCCGCCATGCGCACAGCACAACACGCTTGCTCCTTCTCAAATCGGCCAGTCCTTTCATTGACTCAGGTTCTGTGCAACTGCAGATTTCTCTGCTTGGGAAGTTCTTCCTCTTTGGAAGCTGGTTGCTTTTCATGCTTTAGAGTTCAGCTCAAATGGCCCCTTCTGGGAGAGGCTCTTCCTGGCCAGTCACCTTTTCCGAGTGTGACTCGACATCACATCAACCTATTTACTGAAATCATCTTGTTGATTTGTTTATTGCTTGATTGTGTCCTCTCACTAAATGTGAAGATAAAATGTCTGTCCCCTTAAAGACAGAGCCCTTGCTTCTCTCAGCACGCAGATCAGATCCTGGCCTAGAAAGAGGTCCACAAATTATCTGAGGGAATGAGCAAGCAGACCACACGATGAAAGGGGATTATTCCATTTACAAACTCTGTCTCCACTTCTCAGCAGGGCAGTGAGCACCTGCGATGGGTAAATCGCCTCATCCCACCCTGACCTGGGTTAGAGGTGAATTACAACCATCCTGATCAACTTGTCTCAATGATAAAACCAGAACATCCCCATAAATCTTCTTTTCAGAGCAACCCAGCCACCAACATTCTGGTTGCCAGAAATCCCTGAGCAGTGGACTTAAGTTTTTTAAGTGTAAGGACTCCAATAAGCATCAACACTGCAAAGCATCAGAAAATACACTCCTAATGGGAGCAGATTTTGATTCAAAAAAGATTCACGCATGGGAACTTTGAAAGTATGGATGCCTTTTGGATAAAGTTCATTAGCTGTTCCGTGATAATACATTACGTGAATATGAGGGTTGTCTTCTCCCAAATTACTGATTTTGAAAAGGAGAAATGTCGTTAGAAACTATATATGTTGCAAACTGTTTGCCCTATCAATATAGGggtaaaattctgaaataaatccTTAtcctttagaaatttatttttaaaggttaaaaaacaaaaggggaaacaggtaaaaaaaattaccacttcCATTGTTCCAAAAACTGGTagtcagaatgattttttttctcccctgttttttagggctgcaggtgcagcatatgcacgttcccaggctagggggtccatcggagctacagctgcaggtctatgtcacaatcacagcaatacaggatccatgCCCCGTCTGGgatctcgtggatactagttgggttggttacccgAGCCGCGGTGGGAACTTCCGGTAGTCAGACTGATTTAAATGAAATTGCGCCACATGATTCACGGGTGGCATGATGTTAGTTTTCAGATTTTTGCTTGGCATCCATTTTTGTGGTTGCCTGGCACACCCACAATAGCGTGTTTACAGTAAAAGCACGGACCGTTTTTCAAGTGGCAGTAGAGGCGGGCGCGTTATCACCGAGAAGAACATAAAACTCAAGGAGGTCGATTTTCAAAAACTAGACCAGGATTCAACCCAGACCTCATTTAAACACATATCTGGTGGCGACCGGATCCTTTTCGCAGCTCTACCCCACTAAGTGACAGTTTAAAATCACACGGCGGCTCCCGAGTGGGCAGGGCTGACGTCCAGGGGGCTCGCGAGGAGTCCTCGCCGGGGACCCGTCGGTGCGCCCTCCGTGATGACACGCAGGCGGCCTTGCTGTCGGGAGGCTCTCGTGTTTTGCGGACTGTGGTCTAGAAACCTGTTCATATGTATATCGTTATTGGCACTAATTGGCACGCGTGTTGGCAGGCCGAGGAAAGAGCTGGAGGATTGACTGTTCGCGGAGGCTGAGCGGCTCTTCAGCGGTGACGGGGCCCCCAGTGAGGGCCCCTCGCAGGGCCGCGTGGAGGGGCTCTGCCTGCTTCGTGTTCCACGACGGTGGTGCCTGGAGGGCCGTGGGCCTCGCGAACGCCTGAGCACAGAACTGACTTTGCCGAGAAGGCAGGCACCGCCAGCCAAGGCACAGCCTCCCTGCCGGCTAAGCTCAGGCCCACGTCTAAACAGGGACATTTTCAATTCGTGGCATGCAGATCTTTATTCCTGCCATATAACATAGAACTCATTAACATAAGTGCGACTCCTACACACAGATGCAGAGAGAAGGGCTTGGGCCTTGCTCTATCTGAATGTCAGAACCAAACACCTAGAAGTCTTGGTTTAAAGGAATGCTGAAGATGGGCTGGGGGTCATGCGGGTGGCTTCTCCTGGGCCCAGAAGTGCTCTGTAGAGATGGATGGAGAGCTTTCTGAAGGTCATCAAAAcaagacttctttaaaaaaaaaaaagagagcaagatttcttttattatttcctgcaGATGTTCAGTTAATTGGAATATTATACATGTATGATGGATACGTACCAGGTGGGgtctgtatgaaaaaaaaaaaagtccatttacTTAATGTACTCTTGTGGGAGGCACTCTCTGGGGCCACCACCACAGCTCCTGGGACTGTGAAGCTGTTTTCTAATCACGCTCTGTGACTTTCGACACATCTTGGTCATCAGCAAAAGGCACTAAACTAACTTACATCAGGGAAAGTGGATTCTCTGTCATCCTTTTGTGGTtcatctcttttttcattttatgaagaaatatttattctgcAGCTCTCACAGGCAACGTACTTTAGTAGAGTTTCATGGGGCCTTCCCTTCCGGTGGTTCTCCAAAGgccaaggagaggagagagttATGGAGAGAAGCTGTGTCTACAGGGGCTCTGGAGGTAACTGGAAAGTCCATGCCACAGTGAAAAGGTACAGCTGCTCCTCAAGGACCAACTGCAGGGCCATGTTGCGAGATATTTTGTTTGGCCAAACCACATGGAAGAAACCAAACATGTCTGGGACCCATCATTTGCAGGCTCTGAAAGGGATCCGGGGAAGCAAAGAGTTTGAAGATCTGGAATGAGAGTTATCCAAATTAGCCTATGAAGACAGAAATGTCTCCCCAGCAGAGGGAACCACTCAAATGACAGATGGTGTTTGAAGCTCTTCTGGTGCTTTCTCATACCATCTCTTTGACTTTGACTTTGATTCTCATCTGTCAATCCCAAAGAGCAGTGACCATCCCAAgctggcctacctcacagggtcctgtcagaaaaaagaaggaaatggacgAGAAATGGATCATAAACCTTTGATACCCCCAAAGGATGGTCCTTGgacaagcagcagcagcagcagcagcagcatcaccacttgggaacttgttagaaatgcagactctcagctCTACCCCAGGCCTATGGAAGAGGAATTATTTAACAAGATCCCTGGGGGATTCACAGGCTCAAGAATGTTTGAGGGGCCCTGCTGTAAATTGCAAAAATGTTAATTAGGACCAACGTATTTAGCAAGCTACCCATGTCTGCCTGTGTTCCTAGGTGGATGTGGGTACCAGCTTTAGGAACAGATTACAACTTAGAGTGTTCGAGCTTCTCTCCTCTCCAGGGACCAAAAGGTGAAATACCCGTGGCTTAGACAATTGCTTCTAGTTATACTGGGAAGCAcccagcaagagaaaaagaaaaggtgctgATTCAAAGATTTATCAGTTAATGAAAAGATAAGATGGCCCCGGGCCATGGGATCAGACAGGTCTCAGCTCAAATCCGCCAGTTAGTATTTAAGTGTGATCACAGGAAAGTTACTGAAACTTTcagaggctcagtttcctcatccataagatAAGAATATACTAGTATTTACTTCATAATATCATCAGGAATATCAAATACTGTAACATAGGTTAACACACTGAGGCCGTGGGATGACCTTCTGACCTCCCAGCCCTGTTGCAGGCACTTTATAAACACCGTGTGTTGTAA belongs to Phacochoerus africanus isolate WHEZ1 chromosome 3, ROS_Pafr_v1, whole genome shotgun sequence and includes:
- the TSHZ2 gene encoding teashirt homolog 2 isoform X1, with the translated sequence MPRRKQQAPKRAAGYAQEEQLKEEEEIKEEEEEEEDSGSVAQLQGSNDPGTDEELETGAEQKGCFSYQNSPGSHLSNQDAENESLLSDASDQVSDIKSVCSRDASDKKASVHPKLPTEAHSCMDKMTAVYANILSDSYWSGLGLGFKLSNSERRHCDTRNGSSKTDFDWHQDALSKSLQQNLPPRSVSKPSLFSSVQLYRQSSKMCGTAFTGASRFRCRQCSAAYDTLVELTVHMNETGHYQDDNRKKDKLRPTSYSKPRKRAFQDMDKEDAQKVLKCMFCGDSFDSLQDLSVHMIKTKHYQKVPLKEPVPTISSKMVTPAKKRVFDVNRPCSPDSTTGSFADPFPAQKNASLQLSSNNRYGYQNGASYTWQFEACKSQILKCMECGSSHDTLQQLTTHMMVTGHFLKVTSSASKKGKQLVLDPLAVEKMQSLSDAPSSDSLAPKPSSNSASDCTASTTELKRESKKEKPEELRKDEKALKSEDYEDPLQKPLDPAMKYQYLREEDLEDGSKGGGDILKSLENTVTTAINKAQNGAPSWSAYPSIHAAYQLSEGTKPSLPMGSQVLQIRPNLANKLRPIAPKWKVMPLVSVPTSLAPYTQVKKEPEDKEEVAKECGKESPHEEASSFSHSEGDSFPKSEPPAESKKAEPCPLREEDKRMKDGGEKEKPQPVEPVSSLSNGCALATHAPAPPCVNPLSALQSVLNNHLGKATEPLRSPSCSSPSSSTMAMFHKSSLSVMDKPVLSPASTRPASVSRRYLFENNDQPIDLTKSKSKKAESSQAQSCTSPPQKHALSDIADMVKVLPKATTPKPAASSRVPPVKLEMDVRRFEDVSSEVSTLHKRKGRQSNWNPQHLLILQAQFASSLFQTSEGKYLLSDLGPQERMQISKFTGLSMTTISHWLANVKYQLRKTGGTKFLKNMDKGHPIFYCSDCASQFRTPSTYISHLESHLGFQMKDMTRMAVEQQSQVEQEISRVSSAQRSPETIAGEEDTDSKFKCKLCCRTFVSKHAVKLHLSKTHSKSPEHHAQFVTDVDEE
- the TSHZ2 gene encoding teashirt homolog 2 isoform X2 — translated: MPRRKQQAPKRAAGYAQEEQLKEEEEIKEEEEEEEDSGSVAQLQGSNDPGTDEELETGAEQKGCFSYQNSPGSHLSNQDAENESLLSDASDQVSDIKSVCSRDASDKKASVHPKLPTEAHSCMDKMTAVYANILSDSYWSGLGLGFKLSNSERRHCDTRNGSSKTDFDWHQDALSKSLQQNLPPRSVSKPSLFSSVQLYRQSSKMCGTAFTGASRFRCRQCSAAYDTLVELTVHMNETGHYQDDNRKKDKLRPTSYSKPRKRAFQDMDKEDAQKVLKCMFCGDSFDSLQDLSVHMIKTKHYQKVPLKEPVPTISSKMVTPAKKRVFDVNRPCSPDSTTGSFADPFPAQKNASLQLSSNNRYGYQNGASYTWQFEACKSQILKCMECGSSHDTLQQLTTHMMVTGHFLKVTSSASKKGKQLVLDPLAVEKMQSLSDAPSSDSLAPKPSSNSASDCTASTTELKRESKKEKPEELRKDEKALKSEDYEDPLQKPLDPAMKYQYLREEDLEDGSKGGGDILKSLENTVTTAINKAQNGAPSWSAYPSIHAAYQLSEGTKPSLPMGSQVLQIRPNLANKLRPIAPKWKVMPLVSVPTSLAPYTQVKKEPEDKEEVAKECGKESPHEEASSFSHSEGDSFPKSEPPAESKKAEPCPLREEDKRMKDGGEKEKPQPVEPVSSLSNGCALATHAPAPPCVNPLSALQSVLNNHLGKATEPLRSPSCSSPSSSTMAMFHKSSLSVMDKPVLSPASTRPASVSRRYLFENNDQPIDLTKSKSKKAESSQAQSCTSPPQKHALSDIADMVKVLPKATTPKPAASSRVPPVKLEMDVRRFEDVSSEVSTLHKRKGRQSNWNPQHLLILQAQFASSLFQTSEGKYLLSDLGPQERMQISKFTGLSMTTISHWLANVKYQLRKTGGTKFLKNMDKGHPIFYCSDCASQFRTPSTYISHLESHLGFQMKDMTRMAVEQQSQVEQEISRVSSAQRSPETIAGEEDTDSKFK